The genomic window TTTCACCGCGAAGCGCGCGCAGGCGCAGGCAGATACGGCACATCTGGAACTTCCGCAGAAACGCGCGCGGACGGCCGCACAGCGGGCAGCGGTTGTACTTGCGCACCGAGAACTTCGGCTTGCGCTTCGCCTGGGCGATTTTGGAGAGCTTGGCCATGGAGCTTGAATCCTCGGATTACTGGCGGAACGGCATGCCGAAGTGACGCATCAGCGCCAGCCCCTGCTCGTCGTTCTGGGCGGTGGTGACGAAGCTGATGTTGAGCCCCTTCACCTTCTCGATCTGGTCGTAGTTGATTTCCGGGAAGATGATCTGCTCGCGCACACCGAGCGTGTAGTTGCCCTTCCCGTCGAACGCCTTGGGGGACACGCCCTTGAAGTCACGCACGCGCGGCAGCGCCACGGAGATGAGGCGGTCCAGGAATTCGTACATGCGGTCGCCGCGCAGCGTGACGGCGCAGCCGATGGCCTGGCCCTGGCGCAGCTTGAAGTTCGCGATCGACTTGCGGGCACGCGTCACCACGGGCTTCTGGCCGGTGATGGCACCCAGCTGGTCGACGGCCGACTCCAGGATCTTGTTGTTGGCGAGCGCCTCGCCCAGACCCATGTTGACGACGATCTTCTCGAGCCGCGGAACCTGGAGGGGATTCTTCAGGTTCAGTTCCTTCATCAGGGCGGGCACGCCTTCCTTGCGGAAGCGCAGCTTCATCCGGGCAGGCTTCGCCTCCAGCCCTTCCTCGATGGTGGCCGCATAGCCAGCCTTCTTGACGTCTTCCTTCTTGCGGCCCTTCTTTTCCTTCTTCTCGGGCTTCTTCTCGTCAGCCATCTGTCAGTCCTCTGCTTCGGAGCGCCGTCCTGTACCCAGCGAATCCGATCAGTACCTCTGGAGTCGTAAAACACGGAGAGGGCCCCGGAACTTCGGACCCTCTAAAAG from Stigmatella erecta includes these protein-coding regions:
- a CDS encoding type Z 30S ribosomal protein S14, with protein sequence MAKLSKIAQAKRKPKFSVRKYNRCPLCGRPRAFLRKFQMCRICLRLRALRGEITGVTKSSW
- the rplE gene encoding 50S ribosomal protein L5; this translates as MADEKKPEKKEKKGRKKEDVKKAGYAATIEEGLEAKPARMKLRFRKEGVPALMKELNLKNPLQVPRLEKIVVNMGLGEALANNKILESAVDQLGAITGQKPVVTRARKSIANFKLRQGQAIGCAVTLRGDRMYEFLDRLISVALPRVRDFKGVSPKAFDGKGNYTLGVREQIIFPEINYDQIEKVKGLNISFVTTAQNDEQGLALMRHFGMPFRQ